Proteins encoded by one window of Candidatus Limnocylindrales bacterium:
- a CDS encoding RecT family recombinase yields the protein MTTATEAVDRATGEITTTTHAEAQALPNGQAELQRLLERQPFSVRDMLTHDTLDKVMRLAEVMASSRITVPKHLQGNVGDCAAIIGQAMRWGMDHNAVAQKTHLVNGALGYEAQLIIAALNNSPLLATRLDFEWFGDWTSVNGKEDRSADRGVRVFATLRGEREPRVLEVSMAQVGPVRNSPNWVADPRQQIAYLAAKRWGRLHAPDVILGVYTPDEIEEMVPASAAGPHALPRNAPPATVAKAAAEQTRPERTPAHVKIIETLEHTAFKEGTEGFRVAWEALSKGDRAAIGIEERDRIKAIGAETDERVAKGVAP from the coding sequence ATGACCACCGCCACCGAAGCCGTCGATCGCGCCACGGGCGAGATCACGACCACCACGCACGCCGAGGCACAAGCACTGCCCAACGGCCAGGCTGAGCTGCAGCGCCTGCTGGAACGACAGCCCTTCAGCGTGCGCGACATGCTGACCCACGACACGCTCGACAAGGTGATGCGGCTTGCCGAGGTGATGGCCTCCAGCCGCATCACCGTCCCGAAGCACCTGCAGGGCAACGTCGGCGACTGCGCTGCCATCATCGGCCAGGCCATGCGCTGGGGCATGGACCACAACGCGGTGGCGCAGAAGACGCACCTGGTGAACGGCGCGCTCGGCTACGAGGCGCAACTCATCATCGCGGCACTGAACAACTCGCCGCTGCTGGCGACCCGGCTGGACTTCGAGTGGTTCGGCGACTGGACCAGCGTCAACGGGAAGGAAGACCGCAGCGCCGATCGCGGCGTGCGCGTGTTCGCCACCCTTCGCGGCGAGCGCGAACCGCGCGTGCTGGAGGTCAGCATGGCCCAGGTCGGGCCGGTGCGCAATTCGCCGAACTGGGTAGCCGACCCGCGCCAGCAGATTGCCTACCTGGCCGCGAAGCGCTGGGGCCGCCTGCACGCGCCAGACGTGATCCTCGGCGTCTACACGCCCGACGAGATCGAGGAGATGGTGCCGGCCAGCGCCGCCGGCCCGCACGCGCTGCCGCGCAATGCGCCGCCTGCCACCGTGGCCAAGGCCGCCGCGGAACAGACCCGCCCGGAGCGCACGCCCGCGCACGTCAAGATCATCGAGACGCTGGAGCACACCGCCTTCAAGGAAGGCACCGAGGGCTTCCGCGTGGCCTGGGAGGCGCTGTCGAAGGGCGACCGGGCCGCCATCGGCATCGAAGAGCGCGACCGCATCAAGGCCATCGGCGCCGAGACGGACGAGCGAGTCGCCAAGGGTGTCGCGCCGTGA
- a CDS encoding YqaJ viral recombinase family protein translates to MTIEQRTAEWFAARAGRITASRFGDVISRTRTGQPTSERKRYLAELVFERTAQAARHEISSRSLTWGQEVEPFQKEAFELETGLVVMPGGFHVHPRYPFIAASPDGLIGADGGLEMKSPHSEAVHVQTLLEGMPLEHMPQVQGGMACTGRSYWYFSSYDPRQAPHLRLYVQRIPRDDAYIARLIAELQAFEAEVAEAVARLERKAA, encoded by the coding sequence GTGACCATCGAGCAGCGGACCGCCGAGTGGTTCGCCGCCAGGGCCGGCCGGATCACGGCCAGCCGGTTCGGCGACGTGATCTCGCGCACGCGCACCGGCCAGCCGACGTCGGAGCGCAAGCGCTATCTCGCCGAGCTGGTCTTCGAGCGCACGGCGCAGGCTGCCCGGCACGAGATCAGCAGCCGGTCGCTGACGTGGGGTCAGGAGGTCGAGCCGTTCCAGAAGGAGGCCTTCGAGCTGGAGACCGGCCTGGTCGTGATGCCCGGCGGCTTCCACGTGCACCCGCGGTACCCGTTCATCGCGGCGAGCCCGGACGGCCTGATCGGCGCCGATGGCGGCCTGGAAATGAAATCGCCGCACTCGGAGGCGGTGCATGTGCAGACGCTGCTCGAAGGCATGCCGCTGGAGCACATGCCCCAGGTCCAGGGCGGCATGGCCTGCACCGGCCGGAGCTACTGGTACTTCAGCAGCTACGACCCACGCCAGGCGCCACACCTGCGCCTCTACGTCCAGCGCATCCCCCGGGATGACGCGTACATCGCGCGCTTGATCGCCGAGCTGCAGGCCTTCGAGGCCGAGGTGGCCGAGGCCGTCGCGCGCCTGGAAAGGAAAGCAGCATGA